Proteins from one Romboutsia sp. CE17 genomic window:
- the rpoN gene encoding RNA polymerase factor sigma-54 produces MNFNHGIELTQAQKLVMTTQLRQSIEILNMNNIELEHEIAREVESNPLLEAEKSSDINWEEYINDIENSKSYKKIENVFNEDNEVNLENIIKNSSNLYDDLIFQISLYKLSDLEREVCEYIIDSLDEDGFLKIDDDEMIKALNIDKNIYINCLSKVQNLEPNGVGARNLKECLIIQAKNNGTYDEVLEEIINNDLRLVATNKYKEICKKYNISFQKYKVLSNIIKDLNPRPCESYYNPTEEAVYIKPDVIVEKIDGKFLVYLNRKETYKLRINNFYKEVLRNSQSDNDAKEFIKERLNSALNLIKNIDHRKNTILKIAECIVKKQEEFLNKGIKYIKPMKMKDLAEELECHESTISRGVNGKYILTPFGTFEFKYFFNSSIETDGDESISSVSIKNIIKDKIKSENKEKPLSDEQLAKILKEEGIKIARRTVAKYREELGILSSSKRKKY; encoded by the coding sequence ATGAATTTTAATCATGGGATAGAATTAACACAAGCACAAAAGTTAGTAATGACAACTCAACTTAGACAATCTATAGAAATATTAAATATGAATAATATTGAGCTAGAACATGAGATTGCTAGAGAAGTTGAGAGTAACCCTTTATTGGAGGCAGAAAAAAGTAGTGATATAAATTGGGAAGAGTATATTAACGACATTGAGAACTCCAAATCTTATAAAAAAATAGAAAACGTATTTAATGAAGATAATGAAGTTAACTTAGAAAATATAATTAAGAACTCATCTAACTTATATGATGACTTAATTTTTCAAATTAGCTTATATAAACTAAGTGATTTGGAGAGAGAGGTATGTGAATATATAATAGATAGCTTAGATGAAGATGGGTTTTTAAAAATAGATGATGATGAAATGATAAAAGCTTTAAATATAGACAAGAATATATATATTAATTGTTTATCAAAAGTTCAAAATTTAGAACCAAATGGAGTAGGGGCAAGAAATTTAAAAGAATGTCTAATTATTCAGGCAAAAAACAATGGCACATATGATGAAGTTCTTGAAGAAATTATAAATAATGATTTAAGATTAGTTGCCACTAACAAATATAAAGAAATATGCAAAAAATACAATATCTCATTTCAAAAATACAAAGTATTATCAAATATAATAAAGGATTTAAATCCTAGACCGTGTGAAAGTTATTATAACCCAACTGAGGAAGCAGTTTATATAAAACCAGATGTGATTGTTGAGAAAATAGATGGTAAATTTTTGGTTTATTTAAATAGAAAAGAAACCTATAAGTTAAGGATAAATAATTTTTATAAAGAAGTGTTAAGAAATTCTCAATCTGATAATGATGCAAAAGAGTTTATAAAAGAAAGATTAAACTCTGCATTAAATTTAATTAAAAATATAGATCATAGAAAAAATACTATTCTTAAAATAGCTGAATGTATAGTGAAAAAACAAGAAGAATTTTTAAACAAAGGAATTAAATATATAAAACCAATGAAAATGAAAGACTTAGCTGAAGAATTAGAATGTCATGAGTCGACAATAAGCAGGGGGGTAAATGGAAAATATATATTAACTCCTTTTGGAACATTTGAATTTAAATATTTCTTTAATAGTTCTATAGAAACAGATGGTGATGAGTCTATATCTAGTGTCAGCATAAAAAACATAATTAAGGATAAAATAAAGTCAGAAAATAAGGAAAAACCTCTGAGTGATGAGCAATTAGCCAAAATTTTAAAAGAAGAAGGAATAAAAATAGCAAGAAGAACAGTAGCCAAGTATAGGGAGGAATTAGGCATATTATCTTCTAGTAAAAGAAAAAAATATTGA
- the tpiA gene encoding triose-phosphate isomerase yields MRKPIIAGNWKMNKTIAEAVAFVNDIKDRVNNENVEAVICAPFLALKDLKEAIKGTNIKIGAQNMHYQENGAFTGEISPIMLKEIGVDYVIIGHSERRQYFNETNEAVNKKVLKALEHGILPILCCGESLEQREAGETKAFCKVQVEKGLENVAREDLNKIVIAYEPIWAIGTGKTATAEEANDVISYIREVVKGLYGELANDVRIQYGGSVKPENVAQIMAQSDIDGALVGGASLAADDFVKLVNF; encoded by the coding sequence ATGAGAAAACCTATAATAGCAGGAAACTGGAAAATGAATAAAACAATAGCAGAAGCAGTTGCTTTTGTTAATGATATTAAAGATAGAGTAAACAATGAAAATGTAGAAGCTGTAATATGTGCACCTTTTTTAGCTTTAAAAGATTTAAAAGAAGCGATAAAGGGTACAAACATAAAAATTGGGGCTCAAAATATGCATTATCAAGAAAATGGAGCTTTTACAGGTGAAATTTCACCGATAATGCTAAAAGAAATAGGTGTAGACTACGTAATTATAGGACACTCGGAGAGAAGACAATACTTCAATGAGACTAACGAAGCTGTAAACAAAAAAGTTTTAAAAGCTTTAGAACATGGAATACTTCCAATACTTTGTTGTGGAGAATCTTTAGAGCAAAGAGAAGCTGGAGAAACTAAAGCATTTTGTAAAGTTCAAGTTGAAAAAGGTTTAGAAAATGTTGCTAGAGAAGATTTAAATAAAATTGTTATAGCATATGAACCAATCTGGGCAATAGGAACTGGTAAAACAGCTACTGCTGAAGAGGCTAACGATGTTATCTCTTATATAAGAGAAGTTGTAAAAGGCTTATATGGTGAATTAGCTAATGACGTAAGGATACAATACGGGGGAAGTGTTAAACCCGAAAATGTTGCACAAATAATGGCACAAAGTGATATAGATGGAGCTTTAGTTGGAGGCGCTAGTTTAGCTGCTGATGACTTTGTTAAGCTTGTAAATTTCTAA
- a CDS encoding sugar-binding transcriptional regulator — MKDLIKFQKKLIPQVVELMERRYSILRQISLSEPVGRRTLSNILDISERIIRSETEFLKEQGLINVAGSGMTLTSEGEQLLDDLKDTMNYVMGLSQLQDKVKEKLGIKKVLLVPGSFDKNESILNDIAKCGAEYFLQVLKPDDVVSITGGSTMLEFSKALKSEKRYNDVTILPARGSMGKIVETQTNNIVSIMSKKLSSHYKLLNIPDELSEETRKSLIQEPEIKSTLEQIKKTDILVFGIGRADEMAKRRKLSDEQVNEIMSKGAVCEAFGYYFNKEGEIVYKLNTVGIDLNTVNNVRETVAIFGGTTKVEACIAISKVDKNIVLITDEESACKILETI; from the coding sequence ATGAAAGACCTAATTAAATTTCAAAAAAAATTGATTCCCCAAGTTGTTGAACTTATGGAAAGAAGGTACTCGATATTGAGGCAAATTTCTTTAAGTGAACCAGTAGGAAGAAGAACCTTATCAAATATATTAGATATAAGCGAAAGAATTATAAGATCAGAAACAGAATTTTTAAAAGAACAAGGTCTTATAAACGTTGCAGGATCTGGTATGACACTAACATCAGAGGGAGAACAACTTCTAGATGATTTAAAAGATACTATGAACTATGTAATGGGGCTTTCACAACTACAGGATAAGGTAAAAGAAAAGCTAGGTATTAAAAAAGTGTTATTAGTACCAGGTAGCTTTGACAAAAACGAAAGTATTCTAAATGATATAGCAAAATGTGGTGCTGAATATTTCCTTCAAGTATTAAAGCCAGATGATGTAGTTTCAATAACTGGAGGCAGTACTATGTTAGAATTTTCTAAGGCTTTGAAGTCTGAAAAAAGATATAACGATGTAACTATATTACCTGCAAGAGGTAGCATGGGGAAAATCGTAGAAACTCAAACTAATAACATAGTTTCTATAATGAGTAAGAAATTAAGCTCACACTATAAATTATTAAATATACCAGATGAATTAAGCGAAGAAACAAGAAAGAGTTTAATTCAAGAGCCAGAAATTAAAAGTACATTAGAGCAAATTAAAAAAACGGACATTTTAGTTTTTGGCATAGGGCGTGCTGATGAGATGGCAAAAAGAAGAAAGTTATCAGATGAGCAAGTCAATGAAATAATGTCAAAAGGAGCAGTATGCGAAGCTTTTGGATATTATTTCAATAAAGAAGGGGAAATAGTTTATAAGTTGAATACAGTAGGAATTGATTTAAATACTGTAAACAATGTAAGAGAAACGGTAGCTATATTTGGAGGAACAACAAAAGTTGAAGCATGCATAGCAATTTCAAAAGTAGATAAGAATATAGTTCTTATAACTGATGAAGAAAGTGCATGTAAGATTTTAGAAACAATTTAG
- the gpmI gene encoding 2,3-bisphosphoglycerate-independent phosphoglycerate mutase, with amino-acid sequence MKKPVALIIMDGFGCTNETSGNAVAAAKTPNIDRLSKEYPCTTINASGLDVGLPDGQMGNSEVGHTNIGAGRIVYQDLTRITKAIQDGDFFNNEVLCQAMNNAKYNALHLAGLLSDGGVHSHIDHLKALVKMAKEKGVKKVYIHAFTDGRDTDPQSALTYVKEIEEVIAEIGVGEFASVSGRYYAMDRDKRWERIELAYNAMVEGKGETASSATEAIQKSYDEGKNDEFVLPTVIVKDGEPVGTIKEGDSVVFFNFRPDRARQITRALVCDDFVGFEKSCIKTFFVCLTEYDITIKNVHIAFGPQSLANTLGEYLANNGKTQLRAAETEKYAHVTFFFNGGVEEPNEGEDRLLIPSPKVATYDLQPEMSATELLESVVTKIDEDKYDFIVVNFANPDMVGHTGSIEAAITAVETVDSCVGKLIDKIIEKGGSAILTADHGNAEAMEDVETGKTITAHSTNPVPFIVAGNDFKNAELLNDGRLSDIAPTVLDMMHLEQPEEMTGHSLIKK; translated from the coding sequence ATGAAAAAACCAGTTGCTTTAATCATAATGGATGGTTTTGGATGTACTAATGAAACTAGTGGAAATGCAGTTGCTGCTGCTAAAACTCCTAATATAGATAGATTATCTAAAGAATATCCATGCACAACAATAAATGCTAGTGGTCTAGATGTAGGATTACCAGATGGTCAAATGGGGAATTCAGAGGTTGGACACACAAACATAGGTGCAGGTAGAATAGTATATCAAGACTTAACTAGAATAACAAAAGCAATACAAGATGGCGACTTCTTTAATAATGAAGTATTATGCCAAGCTATGAATAATGCTAAATATAATGCACTTCATTTAGCGGGATTATTATCTGATGGAGGAGTACATTCACATATAGATCACCTAAAAGCGTTAGTTAAAATGGCTAAAGAAAAAGGTGTAAAAAAAGTATACATTCATGCATTTACGGATGGTAGAGATACTGATCCTCAAAGCGCTTTAACATATGTTAAAGAAATAGAAGAAGTTATAGCTGAGATAGGTGTAGGAGAATTTGCTTCTGTAAGTGGTAGATACTATGCAATGGATAGAGATAAGAGATGGGAAAGAATAGAACTTGCATATAACGCAATGGTAGAAGGAAAAGGAGAAACTGCTTCTTCTGCTACTGAAGCTATCCAAAAATCTTATGATGAAGGTAAGAATGATGAGTTCGTATTACCTACTGTTATAGTAAAAGATGGAGAGCCTGTAGGAACTATAAAAGAAGGAGACTCTGTAGTATTCTTCAACTTTAGACCAGATAGAGCTAGACAAATAACAAGAGCTTTAGTTTGTGATGATTTTGTAGGATTTGAAAAATCTTGTATCAAGACTTTCTTCGTATGCTTAACTGAATATGATATAACTATAAAAAATGTTCATATAGCATTCGGTCCTCAATCATTAGCTAATACTTTAGGAGAATATTTAGCTAATAATGGAAAAACTCAATTAAGAGCTGCTGAAACTGAAAAGTATGCTCATGTTACATTCTTCTTCAATGGTGGAGTAGAAGAACCAAATGAAGGAGAAGATAGACTATTAATACCATCTCCAAAGGTTGCAACTTATGACTTACAGCCAGAAATGTCTGCAACAGAGTTATTAGAAAGTGTTGTAACTAAAATAGATGAAGATAAATATGACTTCATAGTTGTTAACTTCGCAAATCCTGATATGGTTGGTCATACAGGAAGTATAGAGGCTGCAATAACTGCAGTTGAAACAGTTGATAGCTGTGTAGGTAAATTAATAGATAAAATAATTGAAAAAGGTGGTAGCGCAATATTAACTGCAGACCACGGAAATGCAGAAGCAATGGAAGATGTAGAAACTGGAAAAACTATAACAGCTCACTCTACAAATCCAGTACCATTTATAGTTGCAGGTAATGATTTTAAGAATGCAGAACTATTAAATGATGGTAGATTATCTGATATAGCGCCAACTGTACTTGACATGATGCATTTAGAACAACCAGAAGAAATGACTGGTCATTCATTAATAAAAAAATAA
- a CDS encoding phosphoglycerate kinase — protein sequence MSMLNKKTIEDINVNGKRVLVRCDFNVPLQDGVITDENRLNGALPTIKYLIENGAKVILCSHLGKPKGEAKKELSLEPVAKRLSEMLDKEVVFAADDNVVGENAKAAVEKMQNGDVVLLQNTRYRKEETKNEENYSKELASLAEIFVNDAFGTAHRAHCSTVGAGEFLEERACGYLIQKELKFLGEAVANPVRPFTAILGGAKVSDKIAVIEQLLEKVDNIIIGGGMSYTFLKALGYEIGTSLVEEDRVEYAKEMMAKAEAKGVKFLLPIDNAVADKFADVEPVITEGANIPEGFMGLDIGPKTIELYVNTVNESKTIVWNGPMGVFEFENFNKGTLAVAKAMAALEGATTVIGGGDSAAAVNQLGFGDKMTHVSTGGGASLEFLEGKELPGIVALDNK from the coding sequence ATGTCAATGCTTAACAAAAAAACTATAGAAGATATAAATGTGAACGGAAAAAGAGTATTAGTAAGATGTGACTTCAACGTTCCTTTACAGGATGGAGTTATAACTGATGAAAATAGATTAAATGGAGCATTACCAACTATAAAATATTTAATAGAAAATGGAGCTAAGGTTATATTATGTTCTCACTTAGGTAAGCCAAAAGGTGAAGCTAAAAAAGAATTATCTTTAGAACCAGTTGCAAAAAGATTATCTGAAATGTTAGACAAAGAAGTAGTTTTTGCTGCTGATGATAATGTAGTAGGAGAAAATGCTAAGGCTGCAGTTGAAAAAATGCAAAATGGTGATGTTGTATTATTACAAAATACTAGATACAGAAAAGAAGAAACTAAAAACGAAGAAAATTACTCTAAAGAATTAGCTTCTTTAGCTGAAATATTTGTAAATGATGCATTCGGTACTGCTCATAGAGCTCACTGTTCTACAGTAGGTGCTGGAGAATTCTTAGAAGAAAGAGCTTGTGGATACTTAATTCAAAAAGAATTAAAGTTCTTAGGTGAAGCAGTTGCTAACCCAGTAAGACCTTTCACTGCTATATTAGGTGGAGCTAAGGTTTCTGATAAGATAGCTGTTATAGAACAATTATTAGAAAAAGTAGATAACATAATAATAGGTGGAGGAATGTCTTATACATTCTTAAAAGCTCTAGGATATGAAATAGGAACTTCTTTAGTTGAAGAAGATAGAGTTGAATATGCTAAAGAAATGATGGCTAAAGCTGAAGCTAAAGGTGTTAAATTCTTATTACCAATAGACAATGCAGTAGCTGATAAATTTGCTGATGTTGAGCCAGTTATAACTGAAGGTGCTAACATACCAGAAGGATTCATGGGACTTGATATAGGACCTAAAACAATAGAATTATATGTAAATACTGTAAATGAATCTAAAACAATAGTATGGAATGGACCAATGGGAGTATTCGAATTTGAAAACTTCAACAAAGGTACATTAGCAGTAGCTAAGGCTATGGCTGCTTTAGAAGGTGCAACAACAGTAATCGGTGGAGGAGACTCTGCTGCAGCTGTTAACCAATTAGGATTCGGAGATAAAATGACTCACGTTTCTACTGGTGGTGGAGCATCATTAGAATTTTTAGAAGGTAAAGAGTTACCAGGAATAGTAGCATTAGACAACAAATAA
- a CDS encoding RidA family protein, which produces MNQKVIETKNAPGAIGPYSQGMIVGDLVYTSGQLPIDMATGELVSDVKLATKASLDNVKAILEEAGTSMDKVFKTTVFVKDLNDFNAVNEVYATYFESNPPARSCVQVAKLPKDAVVEIEAIATL; this is translated from the coding sequence ATGAATCAAAAAGTAATTGAAACAAAAAATGCACCAGGTGCAATAGGACCATACTCACAAGGAATGATAGTTGGAGATTTAGTATATACTTCTGGCCAACTTCCTATAGATATGGCAACTGGAGAATTAGTTTCTGATGTTAAATTAGCAACTAAAGCTTCTTTAGATAATGTTAAAGCAATTTTAGAAGAAGCAGGAACATCAATGGATAAAGTTTTTAAAACAACAGTATTTGTTAAAGATTTAAATGATTTTAATGCAGTGAATGAAGTTTATGCAACTTACTTTGAATCTAACCCACCAGCTAGATCTTGTGTTCAAGTTGCAAAATTACCAAAAGATGCAGTAGTAGAAATCGAAGCAATAGCAACTTTATAA
- the gap gene encoding type I glyceraldehyde-3-phosphate dehydrogenase encodes MVKVAINGFGRIGRLALRKLMEQTDKFEVVAINDLTDAKTLAHLFKYDTAQGRFNGEIEVKEGAFVVNGKEIKVTAERNPADLPWKELNVDIVLECTGFFTSQEKAGLHLEAGAKKVVVSAPATGDIKTVVYNVNHDVLDGSETVISGASCTTNCLAPMAKTLNDAFGLQKGFMTTIHAYTNDQNTLDGPHAKGDLRRARAAASNIVPNTTGAAKAIGLVIPELKGKLDGAAQRVPVVTGSITELVCTLDKKVTVEEINAAMKAASNESFGYTEEPLVSSDIIGISYGSLFDATQTKVMEVNGEQLVKVVSWYDNEMSYTSQLIRTLGYFANLAK; translated from the coding sequence ATGGTTAAAGTTGCTATAAATGGATTTGGGAGAATTGGTAGATTAGCGCTTAGAAAATTAATGGAGCAAACAGATAAGTTTGAAGTTGTTGCAATAAACGACTTAACAGATGCTAAGACTTTAGCACACTTATTTAAGTATGATACTGCTCAAGGTAGATTTAATGGTGAAATAGAAGTTAAAGAAGGAGCTTTCGTAGTTAACGGAAAAGAAATAAAAGTAACTGCTGAAAGAAATCCTGCAGATTTACCATGGAAAGAATTAAATGTTGATATAGTATTAGAGTGTACTGGATTCTTCACTTCTCAAGAGAAGGCTGGACTTCACTTAGAAGCTGGAGCTAAGAAAGTTGTTGTTTCTGCACCAGCAACAGGGGATATAAAAACTGTAGTTTACAATGTAAATCATGATGTATTAGATGGAAGTGAAACAGTTATATCAGGAGCTTCTTGTACAACTAACTGTTTAGCACCAATGGCTAAAACTTTAAATGATGCTTTTGGATTACAAAAAGGTTTCATGACTACTATACATGCATATACAAATGACCAAAATACTTTAGATGGTCCTCATGCAAAAGGTGACTTAAGAAGAGCTAGAGCTGCTGCTTCTAACATAGTTCCTAACACTACAGGAGCTGCAAAAGCTATAGGTTTAGTTATACCTGAATTAAAAGGTAAATTAGACGGAGCTGCTCAAAGAGTTCCAGTTGTAACTGGTTCAATAACTGAGTTAGTTTGTACTTTAGATAAGAAAGTAACAGTAGAAGAAATAAATGCTGCTATGAAAGCTGCTTCAAATGAATCTTTCGGATACACTGAAGAGCCATTAGTTTCTTCTGATATAATAGGAATAAGCTACGGATCATTATTCGATGCAACTCAAACAAAAGTTATGGAAGTAAACGGAGAGCAATTAGTTAAAGTTGTTTCTTGGTATGACAATGAAATGTCTTACACTTCTCAATTAATAAGAACTTTAGGATACTTCGCTAACTTAGCTAAGTAG